From the Callithrix jacchus isolate 240 chromosome 22, calJac240_pri, whole genome shotgun sequence genome, the window TGGGCTCCGACCTTGGTGGGGATTGTGGCTCGGCAGAGCCTAGGGTGGATGATTGGGGTTTGTGGAGGCAGGGCTCCCTGAGTtgcctgattttatttatttatttattttttaagacggagtttcgctcttgttacccaggctggagtgcaatggcgcgatctcggctcaccgcaacctccgcctcctgggttcaggcaattctcctccctcagcctcctgagtagctgggactacagacacgcgccaccatgcccagctaatttttttgtatatttagtagagacggggtttcaccatgttgaccaggatggtctcgatctcttgagctcgtgatccacccgcctcagcctcccaaagtgctgggattataggcgtgagccaccgcgcctggcgatttgttttatgagatggagtcctgctctcactcaggctggagtgcagtggcagatctcggctcactgcagcctctgcctcccgggttcaagcaattctcctgtctcggcctcccaagtagatgggcctacaggcgtgcaccaccacacccggctgatttttatatttttgttagaggcagggtatcaccatgttggccaggccgcacttgaactcctgacctcaagtgatttgcctgcctcgacctcccaaagtgctgggattacaatcgtgaGCTACGTCGCCCGGCTTGACTGGGGATTTTGGAGGAGTGGAGTGAAGATGGGGTGCTCAGGGCTGCGGCTGCGACCTGGTACCTGCGTGGGAACACTTCCCAGACATAACCAAGGTGGAAAGGCCTGCAAAGCTGCACGCCGAGTCTGCCCTTCCAGCTGCTGCTTCTGAGAAAAATCGCCTGTTCAGGCAGCCACTGTCGGCCGGGCTGTTAATAGCGTTAGGGCCCATCTGTGCTTCAGCTTCGTGACAGTTGGAGATGGTCTCCATGACTGCCATTTCCCGGTGGTGCAGGGAGTCCGTCCTGTTCCCTCTGCATGTCCCCCCTCCTGTGGAGCCCCACTCTCCAGGAAGAAGTGAGGGACAGATTGTGGAAGGCTCCAGGATAGGCGCGGCGCCTGCTAACTGCAGGGCTAGGGGTTCCAATGCAGGCAAATTGGGGAAGTAACtgagccactggggaggctggacCACACGGCTGTTTCCGAAAATACTTTAATGCCAGGTCCTTGTGTAGGTAGTGTGCTGGAGAGGTAACTGGCCTTGGACTGGAGGGTGGCTGCCCTCTTCCTCTGCCAGGTCAGACGAGGGGCTGCCCGCCACCCCATGCGCgggcccctgcctctgcctctgcccctctGGGCTGGCCGTCTCGAATGCAGGCTCCTCCCGGCTGTTGATTTTGATGGCGGCTCGCAGCGCCGACTTGACCGCCGTCTCCACCCAGCCGTGCGGGTAGGCGGTGTGCTCGCCGGCGAAGTAGATGCGGCCGTAAGGCACAGACCAGTCGTACGGCTCGTAATCCTTTTCAGTGTGCCAGAGCGCCGGCGGCTGCACCACGAAGCCACCCTGGCTGTGCGGGTCCTCGGCCCAGCGCTTGACGACGCCGGTGCCGTCCCAGAGCTGGCGCACGAACGGCCCGTGCAGCGCAGCCACGTCGTCCAGTGCCAAGCGCAGCGCCTCTTCCTGGCTCAGGCCGGCGAATGTCGCGGCCGCGTCCGACCAAGTGTACGAGGCCAGCAGCAGCGCGCCCTCGCGCGGCGGCGGGTAGAAAATCATGCGCGACGGGCGGTCTGTGTTCGAGTGGCCGCCCTCGATGTCCTCCTCGCGCCAGAAGGGCCTGCGGAAGCTCAAGAACACCTTAGTGGCCGGCACGTAGTGCAGTCCCCGCAGCGCCTCCTGCACGTGGCGGGGAAGCGGCGGCGAGAAGGTGATGCGCTGCACCGCCGGCCCGCTCGCGGTCAGCAGCACCACATCGGCCTTCAGCGCCTTCAGATTCCGCGCTCGGGGAAAGGTCTTGATCTGCACGTGCACATCATGCGGCCCCTGGGTTATCGCCACGACGGGCGCGTTCAACAGCACAGGCTCAGACAGCGAGCTCAGCAGCGCGCGTGGCAGCAGGTCCCAGCCACCCACGATGCGGCTGTACCTGCGGGCGGGGCAGGGGCATGACCCCGGGTTCTGCGGCCCCGCCCCTCAGTCTGACCCCACCCACTTCGGCTGCTAGCCCCTATGGGCACCGACCCGCTCCCACCTCATCCGACTCTCTGGATCCCGCCCGTTCCTGACATCCTGGAGGCCGCAGTAGTGTGACCTGGAACCCCACCACTTCTCCTCCCCAGGCCGGGCCCTTTATCCGGGAACCCTTAAACTCTCCCCTGTCAATCAGGTCACGCCCTTCACAACAGCTCCGCCCCCAGCCCCCGAGACTCCTCCCACTCCCTGATACTTGCCCCGATTGGCTCCCGCCCGCCCCGCCCCTGCCCGTCGGCCCCgcccctcactgcagcctgtcGCTAAGGCAGCTGTGGGCCCGGAGGGCCTCGGCAAAGCTGAGATAGAAGAAGCCATCCTCGGACATCACGTCTCCCAGAAGCTGTACGGCCGGCCGGCTCAGGTTCCCCTCCCCGAGGAGGTATTCCTGCAGGGTGGGCGCGGGCCGAGGTCAGGGCCCAGGCGGGCGCCACCACGGAGAGGACCCTTCCCCAGCCAGGCCTCCTGATTCCATGATACGTCCTTGGACCCTAGCGATCCGGTCCCCTCTCTGTGACAGAtgagggaaactgaggtccagagagaggGCGTGTCGAGCCCCCGGGTCAGGCAGGAAGGCAGTGGCAGGACTAGCGTCCCAGGTTCCCGCCTTCTGGCTCTCTGGGGAAGGCCCACGGTCACTCTCTTTGCCTTGCGTCTCAGCAGAACCAAGGACCCCACTCACCAAGAGCGTGTGCCTTTCAAACTTCTTCATTGCCTTTCTGCAGCCCAGTGCCTTCAGGTCTTTGAGGGCCTGTTGTGGGAGAGGCAGACATGGTGCTGAGCTGCCGGGGCAGCCAGGGTGGAGGCTGGGTCTAGAGCCCACCCCTGGCTTCTCCTTGTGGTTCTGCCCGTGGCCAGCCTTTCACCACTCTCAAGCCTTTGGGCGTTTGTCCACGCCGTGCCCTCCGCCTTGCCCTCCTCTGCAACTCAGATGCCACCACTCCTCCCATCTTCCCAAACGGTTAACACCACCTCACCCCCCTGCGTCTGCCCGGCTGGTCACAGCTTGTCCCGGTTGGGTGTTACTTTGCCTATTCCTGCGCCAGCCTGTGAGCTCCATGGAGGCTGGGAGAGGGTCTCAGGCATGCTGTGTCTTCCCAGGGCACAGTGATTATTGGTTGCTGGCCACGGGCAGAAGCTGGTCCCCTGTGCCCCTGGTCAGGGctgacagggcatggtggctgagaAGTTCGTCCCTGCCCACAGCCTTCCTGTGGCTCCCCAGTGCCTAGAGCCACAGAGTTCTCACCCCTTAGCCTGGTGTTCGAGGCTCCTGCCAGCCCctcaatgtctttttttgtttttgagaggtagtcttgctctgttgcccaggccggagggcagtggcacaatctcaagtCACCGCatcctccaccccccaggttcaagcgattctcctacttcagcctctcgagtatctggattacaggcgcgccaccaccatacctgggtaatttttgcatttttagaagagatggggttatgccatgccggccaggctggtcgcaaactcctgacctcgtgatctgccttcctgagtctcccagagtgctgggattaccacttTGGCGTGAGCTCACTTAggagtgagcctctgtgcccgtCCAGTCAATGTCCTTTATGGCAGCTCCGGTTCTGTGAAGTGTCTGGTGCGAGACTACCCGCCCTCAGGGCTCTCCCCGCTGCACGTCCGGCACCTGTTGCTCCCTTCTGTCCTTTCGTGGCACACGTGTGCCTGTCCTTCAGCACTTTGCTCAAGTCACAGCCCCTCCCAGAAGCCTTGCTGCTCCTGCCTAATTTCAGGTCTCATCTTGGTCCACCTGTCTTCCCCCTCCTGGCCAGGGATCTCAGAGGGAAGGCGGCGCCCCTTTGCTCACTCATGCATCTGGCATCTCCCAGGCTCCCAAACCTGTCAGTGTTAAGGCATAGAAATGACCTGGACATGGCCCCCACTGGGCCAGAAGGGGAGATGGACAAGTAAAGGGTTCTCACAGTTGGGTGTTGCCAGCTCCTCCCTAAAGGTATCAGGGAtggttggccgggcacggtggctcacgcctctaatcccaatactttgggagactgaggtgggtggatcacctgaggtcaggaattcaagactagcctggccaacatggtgaaacctcgtctctactaaaagtacaaaaattagctgggcctggtggtgcatgcctgtaattccaactactggagaggctgaggctggagaatcacttgaacccaggaggcggaggtttcggtgagctgagatcacgccattatacTTTAGCCTGAGCGatagagtgatactccatctcaaaaaaaaaaaaaaaaaaaggggggagctGGGAGATGACCCACAGGCGTAGAAGCCCGTGGAGTTGGCCActctcactctctgatttcagTGGGTAGGTCAGTGGTTAGATCTCATGGCACACATGCCCTTGGTCGAATTTCCGTCTCCACCAACAGGCACCCAACCCCATGGAGGCGACCCAAGgaataacagagaagaaaagtcaGGCCAGGGAGCCAGCCAGGGCGAGCTGGGGAGGAGGACACAGAAGTCAGGGCGGGAGGAGGTGCGGCGGCGCCCACCTGGTTGAGAGCCATCTGGTAGATGTCTTCGGGCGAGTGCCCCTTTTCCTGgggccgcagggcgtagcccagcTTCTCGGGCAGCTTCTCTACCATGTAGTTGCGCAGCTTCACCTCATGCACCTCCGTCCACGTGTTCTCGTCGTACTGGGTGAACTTGGTGAGGTTGAGTCCCAGGCCCTGGCAGAGCCTGTGGAGGATCCTGAGCCAGGGAGCGGGTGGGTGAGGGCTGGGCTCCTTCAGGGGTGGCCTGGTCCCTAGTGGGACTTGGGAAGTGGGAGGGGAGAATAGCTGGGGGCCAGcgtgaggctgggggtggggctagATTTGGGGTGATCAGTGCTGGGGGATGGGAATGAAATGGGAACAAGGTTGGAAGGTTTAGGGCAGCACCGGGGTTAGGATTGGGTTAGGAGCAGGAATAGAGGCTGGACTGGAATTGGGAAGGGGACAGAGTTAGGGTTGGATGGGGGTTTGAGGTGGGGAGGggcctggggctggagtgcatgaGGATGTGGGGGTAGTGGAGCTGCAGGGCTGCAGGGGACGGCAGAGGAGCTGGCGTTTGGGACAGGCAGGGCTGGTTGGGGGTCTGGCGAGTGAGGGCCGGGCTCCGGTGGGGGTGGCCAAGTTCCCAGAGGgacttgggaggtgggaggggagagtAGCTGGGGTCCAGCGTGAGGCTAGGGACCAGGTGGCCTGAGTGTTGCCAGAGGCCAGGTGCTGGGGCTGAAGTGGGACTGTCATGGGTCAGATGGAGGATGGGGTCGGAGGCTGGGTTTGGTTTAGGAGTCAGAGCTGCAGTTCGGGCCTGCTCTGGCATGGGCGTGGAGCTAGGGGGCTGGCTGAGTTGGGGAGCATGTGTGGGTGGGTTGCCAGGTCACCTGTGGGAGCTGGGCATGCGCATGGCTCCCAGCTCCCCAATCCAGCCCGTGTTCCGGTCCCGGTAGGTGAAGATTCGGCCCCCGATCCTGTTATCTGCCTCTAGGATGGTGACCTGAGGGAAACCATGGGGTGAGGAGGGCCCTTCACTTCCACTCATGACCATTCCCTGCTCCCCTGCCCCATGCCAGCCCCCTGCCTTCTTCCATCCTCACAGTGACACAGACCTAGACCCTAGACTAGGCGAGGGTCCCTTCTGTATGGGAGGTGGGAGAACAGAACCAAGTGAGCAGTTCCAGAGTACAGCAGGAAGGCCGCCAGGTAGACTTCAGAGGGACTTCCCAGCTCAGGGAGCTGGGAGATAAACCCTATATGTAGAAGTCCCCAGGCTGGACCATTCTCATTCTTGGATTTCAGTGAGTAGGTCAGTGGTTAGACCTCAGGGCACACATCCCCTTGATAAAGTTTCCAGCTGGACCGACAGGCACCCCACCCCAGGACAGAGGGGCTTTCTGTGAGACTTCCCTCTGGGATGAGGAAAGTGGGACAGGAAAGTCTAGGGCCTCTCGATGATGACACATGGCAGTATGCGGTTTGGGCCTCACCCCTAGACCGGGGGAAAGGtagcctctccctcccctccctcagcccACCCCCTCAAGCAGGAGCGGGGCCAGGTCCCTCTGCCCAGGGACCCCAGCCTGCAGCAGGAGGGACTCCAGGTAGACTACAAGCAGCACTTCCCACCTTGTGTCCGGCATCGCTGAGCACCTTGGCAGCCACCAGCCCAGCCACGCCAGCACCAACCACAATCACCCTCCGGGGCTTGAGGGTCCGATCAAGGCCCAGGGTCACCACCTTGAGCAGCTGCTCGTAGTCAGGATCGTGCATGCATTTCTCGAAGGGGTCCTGGCTGCCTTCGGTCTTCCAGTCCTGGGAGGCTGCCAGGCCGAGGAGGATGGGGACGAGGCCGAGGAGGCGTAGGACTGAGAGGAGGAGGACAGGGTCAGTGGGTGTGCGGCGGGTGGGGGAAGAGGGTTCTGCTCACTTGTCCCAGAGCCCCTCCCCTGCTTACTCACCCAGCGGGGCCATGACTGTCGGCGGGAGATGGTGTCTGGGGTGGAGGAGAAGTGAGGGCCACTGTGACTGCGGCCTCGGTGCCCTGGACCCTGACTCTGTCTCCCATGGGCTGCCCAGCTGCTCCACCCAGCCCTCCCCCCATCACTGCACTCCTCCCTGGACTTGTGTCACCCGACCCCATTCCTTCAGAGTCCCCTGGACCTGGACTGTCcccgcctccgcctccctccTCACTGATCTCCTCTGCCACTGCTCTCTCGGGCTcctgtctctttctcctcttttccctctttcttttcttttccttctttttttttttaaacagtcttgctctgtcgcccaggctgtagtgcagtggtacgatctcggctcactgcaatctccacctcccggattcaagctatcctcccacctcagcctcccaagtagctggagttacaggcacgcacaaccatgtctggctaatcgtagagatggggtttcaccaccttggccaagctggtctcaaactcctgacctcaggcgatccacccgcctcggcctcccaaagtgccgggactccacttgtgagccaccttgccgcctcttttccctcttcctcaCCCGGCGCCTGACTGCTTCTCAGTCCCTATTTCCGTGGGTCCTATCTCTCTGTGCCCCAACTGCTGGCCATGTTGCTACCTCCAGCTCTTGGCGACAGCAGGACCGCGCGATCCTCTCCTCCACCGTCCAGCTGTCTTTGCTGTGGCCCTTTCTCTCCCCTTAAACTGGCAGAGCCCCGCCCACCCCTCCTTTTGGGAAACTGGCCAAGGGAAATGAAACTGGTTTTTTGGAGTCGCAGGGTCAGATGCTCAGTCTAGTTGACGTTGGAGAAAGGGGTCGGAGGAAGTCGctgtctcttttcttccttttgccccAGATAGTTCTGGGGTGGTTTGGAGGCCAGAAATAGATGCTCAGGTAACCGTGACGACAGCGGGGAATGCCCCTCGGCCGCCCCCGTCCCTGATCACCGGAGCCCTTGTTTCTACCCTCCCCCATGCTGCCTTGATTCctgcagcctggggacagaggggcTACAGTCCCTGGGCCAGGCCAATTTTCCCCCCAGGTCCTCTCCATCAGGTGACCCCATGTCCTACGGGGCTTCCCATGGTTCCACTTCCCCCTCCACTTGCCACTCAGAGCCTCAGTCTCCCCTTCTGTCAAAAGGGTGTAGCAGTGGGGCTGACAGCCGTGGCCCAGGGGTCAGGACGTGGGCTGTGAGCCCGCCCTCCCCTCTGTGGCTCCTGTCTGCAGCTGTCAAATGGGGATGTCACGGTGTTTTAGGACCGCAGTACTGGAAGCAGCTCCTTTGGAAATGCCAGCGGCTGTGGCCGCAGGGGCCCTGGGGTAGGGGTTCTGTGAGTGGCCACCCGGCAGGCAGAAGAGCTCAGGCTTCACCCATCCCTGCCTTGAGAACCGCCTTGGTGCTCAGGGCAGGGTGTGGGGCGGCACCTTGAAGTGGGTGGGAGTGGAAAAGAAATAGCGGGGACTTTccgtggggtgggggagagggagcCGGGGCTTGGTGAGGAGGAAAACCAGAGGGAGGTACATTCTCCCGATTAAGGGTTGTCAGGGCCATTACCATGAAGATGGGAAACTCCTGCAGTAAATCAAAGAGGGATGTGGTTTATGGCCAGGAAGGGCTGGGGGTGAAC encodes:
- the IL4I1 gene encoding L-amino-acid oxidase isoform X2 encodes the protein MGAETAPQSQPCILRLLGLVPILLGLAASQDWKTEGSQDPFEKCMHDPDYEQLLKVVTLGLDRTLKPRRVIVVGAGVAGLVAAKVLSDAGHKVTILEADNRIGGRIFTYRDRNTGWIGELGAMRMPSSHRILHRLCQGLGLNLTKFTQYDENTWTEVHEVKLRNYMVEKLPEKLGYALRPQEKGHSPEDIYQMALNQALKDLKALGCRKAMKKFERHTLLEYLLGEGNLSRPAVQLLGDVMSEDGFFYLSFAEALRAHSCLSDRLQYSRIVGGWDLLPRALLSSLSEPVLLNAPVVAITQGPHDVHVQIKTFPRARNLKALKADVVLLTASGPAVQRITFSPPLPRHVQEALRGLHYVPATKVFLSFRRPFWREEDIEGGHSNTDRPSRMIFYPPPREGALLLASYTWSDAAATFAGLSQEEALRLALDDVAALHGPFVRQLWDGTGVVKRWAEDPHSQGGFVVQPPALWHTEKDYEPYDWSVPYGRIYFAGEHTAYPHGWVETAVKSALRAAIKINSREEPAFETASPEGQRQRQGPAHGVAGSPSSDLAEEEGSHPPVQGQLPLQHTTYTRTWH
- the IL4I1 gene encoding L-amino-acid oxidase isoform X1; translation: MQHHLPPTVMAPLVLRLLGLVPILLGLAASQDWKTEGSQDPFEKCMHDPDYEQLLKVVTLGLDRTLKPRRVIVVGAGVAGLVAAKVLSDAGHKVTILEADNRIGGRIFTYRDRNTGWIGELGAMRMPSSHRILHRLCQGLGLNLTKFTQYDENTWTEVHEVKLRNYMVEKLPEKLGYALRPQEKGHSPEDIYQMALNQALKDLKALGCRKAMKKFERHTLLEYLLGEGNLSRPAVQLLGDVMSEDGFFYLSFAEALRAHSCLSDRLQYSRIVGGWDLLPRALLSSLSEPVLLNAPVVAITQGPHDVHVQIKTFPRARNLKALKADVVLLTASGPAVQRITFSPPLPRHVQEALRGLHYVPATKVFLSFRRPFWREEDIEGGHSNTDRPSRMIFYPPPREGALLLASYTWSDAAATFAGLSQEEALRLALDDVAALHGPFVRQLWDGTGVVKRWAEDPHSQGGFVVQPPALWHTEKDYEPYDWSVPYGRIYFAGEHTAYPHGWVETAVKSALRAAIKINSREEPAFETASPEGQRQRQGPAHGVAGSPSSDLAEEEGSHPPVQGQLPLQHTTYTRTWH
- the IL4I1 gene encoding L-amino-acid oxidase isoform X3, translated to MAPLVLRLLGLVPILLGLAASQDWKTEGSQDPFEKCMHDPDYEQLLKVVTLGLDRTLKPRRVIVVGAGVAGLVAAKVLSDAGHKVTILEADNRIGGRIFTYRDRNTGWIGELGAMRMPSSHRILHRLCQGLGLNLTKFTQYDENTWTEVHEVKLRNYMVEKLPEKLGYALRPQEKGHSPEDIYQMALNQALKDLKALGCRKAMKKFERHTLLEYLLGEGNLSRPAVQLLGDVMSEDGFFYLSFAEALRAHSCLSDRLQYSRIVGGWDLLPRALLSSLSEPVLLNAPVVAITQGPHDVHVQIKTFPRARNLKALKADVVLLTASGPAVQRITFSPPLPRHVQEALRGLHYVPATKVFLSFRRPFWREEDIEGGHSNTDRPSRMIFYPPPREGALLLASYTWSDAAATFAGLSQEEALRLALDDVAALHGPFVRQLWDGTGVVKRWAEDPHSQGGFVVQPPALWHTEKDYEPYDWSVPYGRIYFAGEHTAYPHGWVETAVKSALRAAIKINSREEPAFETASPEGQRQRQGPAHGVAGSPSSDLAEEEGSHPPVQGQLPLQHTTYTRTWH